DNA from Hippoglossus hippoglossus isolate fHipHip1 chromosome 1, fHipHip1.pri, whole genome shotgun sequence:
GACGATATCTGTTCTGCCGCTAAATCGCTTCACATTTCCACACTGAGTTTCTGGGTGTTTTCCCGCCCCGGGTCGTTTCCATTATCGCCATGTTAAAACTTTCCGGAGCACCACCGACCATGAACAGTTTTCAAAAATCGTCCCCGACCGAGGGGATGGATGTTCCTTTATCAAGATGGCTGCCGTGCGTGGTTCTTTATTTGAGCAGAAGAGGTCAGCTGAGGAGGATCAGTGAGCTGAACTCATACAACGTGTTTTACTTTAGTttgagagtttaaaaaaaatgtcgtATCCCCAGTCATGTGAAGTGGCGGCAACTGTGAGCTGGATGCTAATCTGAATGGCTTCAGGGAGAACATGCCGCTGCCTCAGGCCTGTTCTTTCTATGGACGCCACCGCTACCTCACTGGAAAGAagatttctctttgtgtctccgAGGAAAATCAAATATCCATCTTCCTAACACTGGATGATGCTTCTGGCCTGATTCCCAAGCTGTTCACGACCATCCTGGGTATAGTCACAGGTTTTAGATTATTAGGCCTAAAACTAAGACTTTCTGATAATCATCACAAACTCTGTCTTAACAGTTTACACCCAGAGACAACAGTTGGAAAGTAGTATTGTGCCATTTCTGGTGCAATACATTTATTCTGTCCCTATTTAAGAAAGGAAATTACATATAACGCATTAAAAAATATAAGCACAAAAGTAACTGTACATCAACTACTTGTACAACAAACAGAACCTAAAGAACTGAATGTTTCTTTCTTAATCAAGCATCTCTGATTCATTCACACATGACTTATTTGATGCTTTTGAATGTGTGGCCCAGTAACATTTCTTGAGTAACCTCTGCACCAGTCCGCCTCTTTGTGTATTCTGAAGTCGGTATTAATGTCTTTTCTTGCTCTTCACAGCCCAGAGAGTTACCAGACAAATGGCAGCACGACATGTTTGAGGATCATGTCGGTGGACGCAGGGGACCGAGCGCAGTACCTGAAAGAAGTGTAGAGAGTAACGGCAAACTGCTGGTCTCCAATCTTGAATTTGGTGTCTCCGACTCAGATATCAAGGTAATACACTAAACTCTATGAATCCACTTTAGCcatgtctttgtgttgtgaatgtgacTGACAACTCTACCTTTATCCCCAGGAGCTGTTTGCAGAGTTTGGTCCATTACAGAAAACATCTGTTCACTATGATCGGTCTGGCCGCAGTAAAGGAACGGCAGATGTTCACTTTGAAAATAAGGCAGATGCACAAAAAGCCATGAAGCACTACAATGGTGTCCCACTTGATGGTGAGGAATCAGGTCTTATTCTACTACGGTATTGTTGTACTTGAGGTGCTtctttcacacatttaaacatttgtcttttttaaatttattagGCCGTCCCATGAAAATCCAGCAAGTGACGTCAGAGGTCGATGAACATAGACCGTCAACACAAAGGTAAGTCATGTTCTCTGGCTGTAGGTTGGGTTTTGGGAAGTCTGGTGATTGTGAATTCTGGGGAAACCACTTAGGTTGCTTTACTAACAGCTACAATATAACGGGTTGGAGATTATTGGGGTTTATTTTGCTGCAAAAGTAACACCTCCCCTGCAAATGGCTTATCTCTGGTGTTTTTCTAGTTCAAACAGAGGTTTTGACCGGAGCAGACTTGGTCAGCCCAAGTTTGAAAGGAGGGACCGAGGCGAAAAGAGgcaaagtggaggaggaggaggtggtggaggtggtggtggtggaggaggcggcggcggcggcggtttCCGAGGACgtggaagaggaggtggaaacAGAGCCCCCCAGCTTTCTGCAGAGGAGTTGGATGCCCAGTTGGATGCATACAATGCCAAGGTACCTACTCTAATAGAATAATGTTTTCTTATATACTTTAACTCTACAGTGAACATCTATCGATAACTTAATAATCATGTTtcttgtgtttcagtttcagatGGACACCAGTTAGAAGAACGGAGGATGCTGTTGTCGTTcaatttttaaaacaacattttggaCATTATAAACAATCAGGTTAATGTGATATGGTGGATTGGACATTTTATGCAGCCGTTTTATTGTATGGACTTTggattattttgacttttttgtaGCAGTTTGTCTGGGAGCAGgtttttttgattatttttctcttaGGCCATCAGCTCATGTGCCCTTTTCTTAACGTTTGGACAATTACCTTAAACCTGCaacatgatgtatttttttaaacttatcaTATAAATCAGATTCAGTGGTTTGATTTGCTGTTCAATGTACTGTTAAATTGCTAATGAACATCAGCTCAGTCACTTGGTACTGTATACTCATcatgttaaatgtatttcaaagggttttgtatataaatacattattgaaatgtcttttccagtgttttttaaCAGAGCATGCCCTGATTTGGGGCTACAAGTTTAGCCAATTTTGGTATTAATAGATGTTTACTTGCCAGCCACTTATTTACCTCTAATGAAGTAAGCATCTTAACCAGCTACTCCCAGCCTTGTTGGCCTTTTTCGTCACCTGAGCATCTGAAGTCTATTTTGAAGAAGTAGCTCGGCATCACCTGCTCATGACAAGAAGCCGTGTACAGTGACAGAACTACCATATAGCTCCATTTCTTTTACATCAACTGAACCAAATGGAAGCGGAACTACACCTACACTCTCTTGCTAATATTTGAAGTGGAACTATTTTGCTGAAAGGTGTCCAGTGAGTAATACAACGGTTTAAAAATAGTGAGGGGAAAAATGTAAGATAAGAATCCTCTTAGTCCTACAATGGGGGAAAtttacaatattacagcagcaagagtcaaataAGTAGCATGCAATACTCAAGTGTAAGGAATATATACATTGTACA
Protein-coding regions in this window:
- the LOC117763173 gene encoding THO complex subunit 4-like isoform X1; protein product: MSDKMNMSLDDIIKMNRKGGSGRGGGSSGPGAGSGRAGGSSRPTRGRQNNFNRERNNRPAPYTRPRELPDKWQHDMFEDHVGGRRGPSAVPERSVESNGKLLVSNLEFGVSDSDIKELFAEFGPLQKTSVHYDRSGRSKGTADVHFENKADAQKAMKHYNGVPLDGRPMKIQQVTSEVDEHRPSTQSSNRGFDRSRLGQPKFERRDRGEKRQSGGGGGGGGGGGGGGGGGGGFRGRGRGGGNRAPQLSAEELDAQLDAYNAKFQMDTS
- the LOC117763173 gene encoding THO complex subunit 4-like isoform X2; translated protein: MSDKMNMSLDDIIKMNRKGGSGRGGGSSGPGAGSGRAGGSSRPTRGRQNNFNRERNNRPAPYTRPRELPDKWQHDMFEDHVGGRRGPSAVPERSVESNGKLLVSNLEFGVSDSDIKELFAEFGPLQKTSVHYDRSGRSKGTADVHFENKADAQKAMKHYNGVPLDGRPMKIQQVTSEVDEHRPSTQSSNRGFDRSRLGQPKFERRDRGEKRQSGGGGGGGGGGGGGGGGGGGFRGRGRGGGNRAPQLSAEELDAQLDAYNAKMDTS